The Rhodococcus pseudokoreensis genome window below encodes:
- a CDS encoding CopG family transcriptional regulator: MGDPIALRFDPETKRRLEDMAEGIGPRRFGALIRVACRRLVTQPKAVGNGLAEQRRLSEALRAIPLVMLKIKLEPDTAQKFSALAAEHDTTVSALMRIALHRFLETPGRYKHPMLREADRTGLSDWVDVMVNPSSKQQIWRLAGRYGDKLNTALLRVALRRLLDEPGDLTTDLETIAPLRDLRPEIYPARANVHFDPPLRDRLDALAARVGSDRAELMRLAAKRVLDEPGLIEQAVNREIFRSEKNRKHLMARHGRRQARRHTLHD; the protein is encoded by the coding sequence GTGGGCGATCCCATCGCGCTTCGCTTCGACCCCGAGACCAAACGCAGGCTAGAGGACATGGCCGAGGGAATCGGGCCGCGCCGTTTCGGGGCGCTTATCCGTGTTGCCTGCCGGCGACTTGTCACCCAACCCAAAGCCGTCGGCAACGGCCTCGCCGAACAGCGTCGACTCTCGGAAGCGCTGCGGGCGATCCCGCTGGTCATGCTCAAGATAAAGCTGGAACCGGATACCGCGCAGAAGTTCTCGGCGCTGGCCGCCGAGCACGACACCACGGTCAGCGCGCTCATGCGGATCGCGCTGCACCGATTCCTCGAAACCCCCGGTCGCTACAAGCACCCGATGCTCCGCGAGGCCGATCGCACCGGACTGTCCGACTGGGTCGACGTCATGGTCAACCCTTCCAGCAAGCAGCAAATCTGGAGACTCGCCGGCCGATACGGGGACAAGCTCAACACCGCACTGCTCCGAGTCGCCCTACGGCGCCTCCTCGACGAGCCCGGTGACCTCACCACGGACCTGGAGACCATCGCCCCACTGCGCGACCTCCGGCCCGAAATCTATCCAGCCAGGGCGAATGTGCACTTCGACCCCCCGCTACGCGACAGACTCGACGCGCTGGCAGCACGGGTCGGCTCCGATCGCGCCGAGTTGATGCGCCTCGCCGCGAAGCGTGTGCTCGACGAGCCCGGATTGATCGAGCAGGCCGTGAACCGCGAGATCTTCCGCAGCGAGAAGAACCGGAAGCACCTCATGGCCAGGCACGGTCGCCGCCAGGCGCGACGCCACACCCTGCACGACTGA
- a CDS encoding ATP-dependent DNA ligase — translation MRLIAPMLATPGEPPEQMDGAWAAEMKYDGCRLLVAVGGDEPPVLWTRNLNVVTSSYPEVAEALTEAFGGRGRIVLDGEVVALVQGRKPSFARLQKRMNTLRPSTTVRRQVPVTYLPFDVLRLNGGNLMPAPYLERRTALTDLGHELHGAGLPIQVLPHWVGVESTVILDAAQNASMEGAIFKKVSSTYQPGKRARSWRKVLLRTRSSALVIGWIPGGGVQRNMVGSLVLGAYDDQGVIRYVGNVGTGFSMAVRRQLKEKLATLERRTSPLGTDAAAAEEHGIVRWVEPVIVVDVAYHGSSNSGGLRHPSFKGQRGDLDPGSITRDSL, via the coding sequence ATGCGGCTGATCGCGCCGATGTTGGCCACCCCGGGTGAACCACCGGAGCAAATGGACGGTGCCTGGGCCGCGGAAATGAAGTACGACGGCTGCCGCCTCTTGGTTGCGGTCGGCGGCGATGAGCCACCGGTGTTGTGGACCCGCAACCTCAACGTCGTCACCTCCTCGTACCCGGAGGTGGCCGAGGCGTTGACCGAGGCATTCGGCGGCCGCGGCCGCATCGTGCTCGACGGCGAGGTCGTGGCCCTCGTCCAGGGGCGGAAGCCGTCGTTCGCGCGGTTGCAGAAGCGGATGAACACCCTGCGCCCGTCCACCACCGTGCGGCGGCAGGTGCCGGTGACATACCTTCCGTTCGACGTCCTCCGGCTCAACGGTGGAAATCTGATGCCGGCCCCGTACCTGGAGCGCCGCACCGCTCTCACCGACCTCGGCCACGAGTTGCACGGCGCCGGCCTGCCCATTCAGGTCCTCCCTCACTGGGTGGGCGTGGAGAGCACTGTCATTCTGGACGCCGCTCAAAATGCGTCGATGGAAGGTGCAATTTTCAAAAAAGTGTCCTCGACGTACCAGCCCGGCAAGCGCGCCCGGTCGTGGCGGAAGGTGTTGTTGCGCACCAGAAGCTCTGCCCTGGTGATCGGCTGGATCCCTGGAGGCGGTGTACAGCGCAACATGGTCGGTTCTCTCGTCCTCGGCGCCTACGATGACCAGGGCGTTATTCGCTACGTGGGCAATGTCGGAACCGGATTTTCGATGGCCGTGCGCCGCCAGCTGAAGGAGAAGCTGGCCACCCTCGAACGCCGCACCAGCCCACTCGGTACCGATGCCGCGGCCGCGGAGGAGCACGGGATCGTGCGCTGGGTCGAACCGGTGATCGTCGTGGACGTCGCATACCACGGGTCCAGCAATTCGGGCGGGCTGAGGCATCCCAGCTTCAAAGGGCAGCGAGGAGACCTCGATCCGGGCTCGATCACCCGGGATTCGCTGTGA
- a CDS encoding DUF2637 domain-containing protein produces the protein MTDFSLRAAKIQFYFLIVVLIFATLAAIGITTLSFITSFDALSDFGRRNLMREDRAWMLPVIIDSAIALCTVSAVALNKITGNAKGRNFFVIVATVVVILSVSMNASHAYMAVEEAQRKIAAGIDIGVTPNHPVVAACSAIIAPAIILVCTHGLGLLIKAIGTAYNEYKASEAAAIDQAQFFDYREHELSAHDQATPPREDAKDRASEQLSAEPEYQERTTFDVYPAARAGGSGDGPADEDPAARLRDELQAFIDSADVEDQVKNTARMKLADPDLTFEEIASKLDPPCHTSTAWRKYKKFEALAEKAGFTVPPLPDLSAERGQYDQPQLADATV, from the coding sequence ATGACGGACTTTAGCCTCAGAGCTGCAAAGATCCAGTTCTACTTCCTCATCGTCGTACTGATATTCGCAACCCTCGCCGCCATCGGCATCACCACCCTCAGCTTCATCACCTCATTCGACGCGCTCAGTGATTTCGGTCGACGGAACCTCATGCGCGAGGACCGGGCCTGGATGCTCCCGGTCATCATCGACAGCGCAATCGCCCTCTGCACCGTTTCCGCCGTTGCACTCAACAAGATCACCGGAAACGCCAAGGGCAGAAACTTCTTCGTCATCGTCGCGACCGTGGTCGTCATCCTCAGCGTCTCCATGAACGCCTCCCACGCCTACATGGCCGTCGAAGAGGCGCAACGCAAAATTGCAGCCGGTATCGACATCGGTGTCACACCCAACCACCCCGTCGTGGCGGCCTGCTCCGCCATCATCGCGCCAGCCATCATCCTGGTTTGCACCCACGGCCTCGGACTCCTCATCAAAGCGATCGGTACCGCCTACAACGAATACAAAGCCTCAGAGGCCGCCGCCATCGATCAAGCCCAATTCTTCGACTACCGCGAACACGAACTCTCCGCGCACGACCAGGCCACCCCGCCACGCGAAGACGCCAAGGACCGTGCCAGCGAGCAGCTCAGTGCCGAGCCGGAGTACCAAGAGCGGACCACCTTTGATGTCTATCCCGCCGCGCGGGCCGGCGGATCCGGCGACGGTCCAGCCGACGAAGACCCCGCCGCCCGCCTGCGCGACGAACTCCAAGCATTCATCGACTCCGCAGACGTCGAGGACCAGGTCAAGAACACCGCCCGCATGAAGCTTGCCGACCCCGACCTCACATTCGAGGAGATCGCCAGCAAGCTGGACCCCCCATGCCACACGTCCACCGCCTGGCGGAAATACAAGAAGTTCGAAGCCCTCGCAGAGAAAGCAGGATTCACTGTCCCGCCGCTGCCGGACCTCAGCGCCGAACGCGGACAGTACGACCAGCCGCAACTCGCCGACGCGACCGTCTGA
- a CDS encoding DUF4177 domain-containing protein, translated as MAYSYKVVEIRDKLMGGNKMSGETLEEVLNQHAQQGWRLKTITATDVRQPASARSRVDGLMITFERES; from the coding sequence ATGGCGTACTCATACAAGGTCGTCGAGATCCGAGACAAGTTGATGGGAGGCAACAAGATGTCCGGGGAGACGTTGGAGGAAGTGCTCAACCAGCACGCCCAGCAAGGATGGCGGCTCAAGACGATCACTGCCACCGATGTCAGGCAGCCCGCTTCGGCGCGGTCGCGGGTCGACGGACTGATGATTACCTTCGAACGCGAGAGCTGA
- a CDS encoding ParA family protein, whose amino-acid sequence MAATILAIANQKGGVGKTTSTINLTRAAVTALGLRVLVVDADPQGNATKALAPEYQGSLDQSLATVLDKTKNATLIEAIVPGEWAGVDVVPAGSDALADAAQNLVTMKAGRESRLKRALAEVTDKYDLIVIDCPPSLDQLPINAFTAAHAVVIVTEPGQFALDGLARLLDTIEIVQEYTNPQLVIAGAIINGYQRTNRMDRWCTDLRESLEAPVLDPPIQRATWIAEATEAGCGLDEWNTPKASNLHRTYVEHLGNILDNVRKAS is encoded by the coding sequence ATGGCCGCAACGATCCTTGCAATCGCCAACCAAAAGGGTGGCGTCGGAAAGACCACGTCCACCATCAACCTCACCCGCGCCGCCGTCACCGCACTGGGCCTGCGCGTCCTCGTCGTCGATGCCGACCCCCAGGGCAACGCCACCAAAGCGCTCGCACCCGAATACCAGGGCAGCCTCGACCAGTCCCTCGCCACCGTGCTCGACAAAACCAAGAACGCCACCCTCATCGAGGCCATAGTCCCCGGCGAGTGGGCAGGAGTCGACGTCGTTCCCGCAGGCAGCGACGCACTCGCCGACGCCGCACAGAACCTCGTCACCATGAAGGCCGGCCGCGAGAGCCGCCTCAAACGCGCTCTCGCCGAGGTAACGGACAAATACGACCTCATCGTCATCGATTGCCCGCCCTCGCTCGACCAGCTCCCCATCAACGCCTTCACCGCGGCACACGCGGTAGTCATCGTCACAGAGCCAGGCCAATTCGCGCTCGACGGCCTCGCCCGGCTCCTCGACACCATCGAGATCGTCCAGGAGTACACCAACCCCCAGCTCGTCATCGCCGGCGCCATCATCAACGGCTACCAGCGCACCAACCGCATGGACCGGTGGTGCACCGACCTGCGCGAAAGCCTCGAAGCACCCGTCCTCGACCCGCCGATCCAACGCGCCACCTGGATCGCAGAAGCCACCGAGGCAGGGTGCGGACTGGACGAATGGAATACCCCCAAAGCTTCCAACCTGCACCGCACCTACGTCGAGCACCTCGGCAACATCCTCGACAACGTCCGAAAGGCGAGCTAA
- a CDS encoding DUF3560 domain-containing protein — MLAINHTEAEGTVIEGTRKGDGTADVLKAHKWRWSRILGAWYIPRSRDVAPKLATINGTADALRAAGFDVELSIESGVRDQTEVEADRTARQAARVEALENKAERRAADAEAAETKAHDLSGRYPMGQPILVGHHSEGRHRRDVARTQAASTAAVEAHRAAERAKAKADAAKGTTDSRYSPAVVARRIDRLEADLRKAQRARDGHSRVLFVHKDGTPEREIHEPATGAYRASLEDSIERLESEVQYWRDVREAQEAAGQKLYTRADIKRGYLVKVSGQWWKVVRVNAKSVSVETGYSWTDTVKYDAISSALDPETQEAISPGSAAA; from the coding sequence ATGCTTGCCATCAACCACACCGAAGCAGAAGGAACCGTCATCGAGGGAACCCGAAAGGGCGACGGAACCGCCGACGTCCTCAAAGCGCACAAATGGCGCTGGTCGCGCATCCTCGGAGCCTGGTATATCCCCCGATCCCGCGACGTCGCGCCCAAGCTGGCGACGATCAACGGCACCGCCGACGCATTGCGCGCCGCCGGGTTCGACGTCGAGCTTTCGATCGAGTCCGGCGTACGAGACCAAACCGAGGTGGAAGCGGACCGCACAGCCCGCCAAGCAGCCCGAGTCGAAGCCCTCGAGAACAAGGCCGAACGCAGAGCCGCTGATGCCGAGGCCGCCGAGACCAAAGCCCACGACCTCTCCGGTCGCTACCCGATGGGGCAACCCATCCTCGTAGGACATCACTCCGAAGGCCGACACCGCCGCGACGTCGCACGAACCCAGGCCGCCAGCACCGCGGCCGTCGAGGCCCACCGCGCCGCGGAACGCGCAAAGGCCAAGGCCGACGCCGCAAAGGGAACCACCGACAGCCGCTACTCCCCCGCCGTCGTCGCCCGCCGAATCGACCGACTCGAAGCCGACCTACGCAAAGCGCAGCGAGCCCGAGACGGTCACTCCCGAGTCCTCTTCGTCCACAAGGACGGAACCCCGGAACGCGAGATCCACGAACCCGCGACCGGCGCCTACCGCGCCAGTCTCGAGGACTCCATCGAGCGGCTCGAAAGCGAAGTTCAGTACTGGCGCGACGTCCGCGAGGCCCAGGAGGCCGCAGGCCAGAAGCTCTACACCCGCGCGGACATCAAGCGCGGCTACCTGGTCAAAGTCTCCGGACAGTGGTGGAAGGTAGTTCGGGTCAACGCGAAGAGTGTCAGCGTCGAAACCGGCTACAGCTGGACGGACACCGTCAAGTACGACGCCATCAGCTCCGCGCTCGACCCCGAAACCCAGGAGGCAATCAGCCCAGGGTCAGCCGCAGCCTGA
- a CDS encoding toxin-antitoxin system, with protein MPDELYDLLDSERKAHGVTSVSQYVSDLLALRAGRPDLVRELNLDQEVLPLTA; from the coding sequence GTGCCGGACGAGCTTTATGACTTGCTCGACAGCGAGCGGAAGGCGCACGGCGTCACGTCGGTCAGCCAGTACGTCTCCGACCTCTTGGCTCTCCGCGCGGGCCGACCCGACCTCGTTCGTGAACTGAATCTCGACCAGGAGGTGCTTCCGCTGACTGCTTGA